The Rhodospirillales bacterium RIFCSPLOWO2_02_FULL_58_16 genome contains the following window.
ATGCAAAAATAATTTTCGATTTCCCTGCGCCGCCACATCATTTCGGTGAGGCCGTTAGCGGATTGAAGTTCACCGTTCAGTCGGTCGAAGACGGCAATTCCCACAAGGTTTTTCTTTGCTTCCTGCAACCCAAAGAAATGCTCACGCGCCCTACCGGGCAAGTTTGTTTCGACGTACTTCACGAAGGGGCGCTCAAGGTATTGTTGCGCCGGGTGATCAATCAATTTAGCGAATGCTTGAAGAATGGCCAGATCAGTGGAGTTCTCCACATACAGCACCCAGCCGGTTTCCTCCGCCTGATAATATTGATCGAACCCGATATCCCGCAAGGCCTTCAAAACTTGGGAACCGCGATCATCAATGCGATGAGGCTTCCCGACAAAAGCGACGACTGCATCCCGGCCTGCGGCTTCGTTGAGTATAATTTCCGAATGACTGGCGGCAATAATCTGCGAACCTTGTTGCCCGGCAACCTCGATAAGGAGATTGTAAATCTGGCGCTGGCGCAGAATCTCAAGGTGGGCATCCGGCTCGTCTAAAAGCAGCACAGCCTTGGGATTAGCATAAAGATGGGCAAGCAACAGCAGCGTTTGTTGCATTCCTCGTCCTGATGAAGAAAGGTCGAGCTTGTTCTTTCGTTCGTCCTTGTAGGCCATGGTTATTTCGCTGCGCTCGGCAATATATTGCGGAGTCAAAAGTTCCACGCCGAATAAGGCGCGGATGTGTTTCACCAAGGCATCCCAATGCGCTGAATTATCGTTCTTATAAATTTGGTAACAGAGGTTACGCAGAACCTGGGCCGTTTGCCCTTGGCCGATGAGTACGCCGATCTCACCCGGCTCCTTTACAAACTCCCGATCCGCCAAGCCGGACATGGGGGGAAGAAACGCAACACGCACGCTTCCCGCTTCGTCAGGGACAGGCATACGCTCAGAGCCGTTGTTAATCCGCAACGGGCGGCAATAAAAAGATTCCTCATTGGCGTAGTCGAATTCAAAGCCGCATGACCATGCCTTGTCATGGGTGACGCCGTCTATAATGATATCTACCCGAACGTTTTCGGTTTTTTGGCGTAACTTACCGTCTTCTTTACTCTGCCGAACGTCCCGAGTATGTAAATCATGCCAGAGCAGGTTGGCTACCGGCACGGGAATAGAAACCAGGTCGCGCCGGTTGACGGTGACGCCCGGCCTTTCCTTCAGCGATTTTCCCTTTCTTTTTTCATTCCAGCGCCTGATGCCGATGTCCCACAAGGCGATTGCCTGCAAGGCTGTTGTCTTGCCGGAATTATTCGGCCCGATCAAAACAACGGCCTTGCCGAGTTCGACATCCACGTTGTCAAAGCGTTTGAAGTTGCGGATTTTGATGCGCGTCAACATTCGGATACTTTCTTTTTGATCGCTTACATTAATTCAAATTATTCATTTGATCAAACATGACCTCGTGCGCGTATTCGGGTAGACTTCCTGATTATGGATCACAGCGATAAAATCTGCGCCGGGGACCGTGAACGGCTGATCGGGCGGTTTGCCCCCGCCGCCGCCCATGCGCCGGTCCTGCCCGGCGACCACGCCCTCAATCCCGGAACCCGGCCCAAGGAACCGCTGACGCCGGCGGCGGTCATGATTCCCATTATCGCCCGGCCCCAAGGGCTGACCTTATTGTTCACCCGCCGCACCGAACATCTGGCTGTCCACGCCGGGCAGATCAGCTTTCCCGGCGGACATGTGGAACCCGCCGACAATAATCCCGAAGAGACGGCGCTACGCGAATGCGAAGAGGAGATCGGACTCGACCGCAAGCATGTAACGGTTCTCGGTAATCCGGGCGGATATGTGACCCGCACCGGGTTCCATGTAACGCCGGTGGCGGGCCTGATCGAGCCGCCCTTCGAGTTAAACATTGATCCCCATGAGGT
Protein-coding sequences here:
- a CDS encoding AAA family ATPase, with product MLTRIKIRNFKRFDNVDVELGKAVVLIGPNNSGKTTALQAIALWDIGIRRWNEKRKGKSLKERPGVTVNRRDLVSIPVPVANLLWHDLHTRDVRQSKEDGKLRQKTENVRVDIIIDGVTHDKAWSCGFEFDYANEESFYCRPLRINNGSERMPVPDEAGSVRVAFLPPMSGLADREFVKEPGEIGVLIGQGQTAQVLRNLCYQIYKNDNSAHWDALVKHIRALFGVELLTPQYIAERSEITMAYKDERKNKLDLSSSGRGMQQTLLLLAHLYANPKAVLLLDEPDAHLEILRQRQIYNLLIEVAGQQGSQIIAASHSEIILNEAAGRDAVVAFVGKPHRIDDRGSQVLKALRDIGFDQYYQAEETGWVLYVENSTDLAILQAFAKLIDHPAQQYLERPFVKYVETNLPGRAREHFFGLQEAKKNLVGIAVFDRLNGELQSANGLTEMMWRRREIENYFCMEEVLLAYAGYDLHDDLFGKYESSRREQAMKAAVAEVTDALRTLGKPDPWSLDVKATDEFLDPLFKKYFQKLKLPLQLRKSDYHTLAGLVPRERLDEEIKEKLDAIVATAKQAQVQGD